The following proteins come from a genomic window of Malus domestica chromosome 02, GDT2T_hap1:
- the LOC103410726 gene encoding rust resistance kinase Lr10-like has translation MTISFFILFTAGLMINLGACQNECTESRCGDYGPPIRFPFRLREKQPSHCGYPGFDLSCDRSNNTVLELPVSVKFFITSINYKSQVIQVFDPDNCLPRHLPKLNLSSSAFIFQEPYLYDYTLFNCSPAKRDIYYDTIPCLSGTSHHIFSIPSDRFVDSLSLTSCTKLYNFPFSVPYDIFEPYYFLPLKWSKPTCNRCERRGKGCRLQNNNRTNFETECFNVSKQNGTAKKLVVTGAVLGSFLLVLILLGLHRVYTFDRKEKERRTMIEEFLENYRALRPTRYSYADIKRITNKFRDKLGQGTFGTVFKGKLSSEIFVAVKMLNNSKGNGEEFINEVGTLGRIHHINVVRLVGYCADGFRRALVYEFAPNGSLQNFISSADSKNHFLGWEKLQHITLSIAKGIEYLHHGCDQRILHFDIKPHNVLLDDNFNPKISDFGLAKLCSKDQSAVSMTTARGTMGYIAPEVFSRNFGTVSYKSDVYSFGMLLLEMVAGRKNVQVTEENTGQVYFPEWVYNLLEQGDDIRIHVEGENDAKIATKLAIVGLWCIQWYPVDRPSMKAVVQMLEGEDNVKLPPNPFSSAASARNDITMLAKRHRQELPVISELE, from the exons ATGACAATCTCTTTCTTCATCCTGTTCACGGCAGGTCTCATGATAAACCTTGGAGCATGCCAAAATGAGTGCACAGAATCACGCTGCGGAGATTATGGTCCGCCTATCCGATTCCCATTTAGACTCAGAGAGAAACAGCCAAGCCACTGTGGCTATCCTGGATTTGATTTATCCTGCGATCGAAGCAACAACACGGTGCTTGAGCTGCCAGTTTCCGTTAAGTTCTTCATCACTAGTATCAACTACAAATCTCAGGTGATTCAAGTATTTGATCCAGATAATTGTCTTCCAAGACATCTTCCGAAACTTAATTTATCTTCCTCTGCTTTCATATTCCAAGAGCCGTACCTATATGACTATACCTTATTTAATTGCTCACCAGCAAAAAGAGATATATATTATGATACAATCCCTTGCCTTAGTGGGACTAGCCATCACATATTTTCTATACCTTCAGATAGATTCGTTGACAGTCTTTCCCTCACATCTTGTACCAAGTTGTACAACTTTCCATTCAGTGTTCCATATGATATATTCGAACCatattattttcttcctttgaaaTGGTCCAAACCAACATGTAACCGATGTGAAAGGAGAGGTAAAGGATGTAGACTGCAGAACAACAATCGCACCAACTTCGAAACTGAGTGCTTCAATGTAAGCAAGCAAAACG GTACCGCGAAAAAACTAGTTGTTACAG GTGCAGTCCTTGGTTCATTTTTACTTGTGTTGATACTTCTCGGACTCCATCGTGTATATACTTTTGACCGAAAAGAAAAGGAGCGGCGAACCATGATCGAagaatttttggaaaactaCAGAGCTCTCAGGCCTACAAGGTACTCATATGCAGATATCAAGCGGATTACAAATAAATTTAGAGACAAGTTGGGACAGGGAACATTTGGAACAGTGTTCAAAGGAAAGCTTTCGAGTGAGATCTTTGTTGCTGTAAAGATGCTCAACAATTCCAAAGGAAATGGAGAAGAGTTTATCAATGAAGTGGGAACATTAGGTCGGATCCACCATATTAACGTGGTTCGCTTGGTTGGATATTGCGCTGATGGATTTAGGCGAGCCTTAGTTTATGAATTTGCACCAAACGGTTCACTGCAAAATTTCATTTCGTCAGCAGACAGCAAGAACCATTTCCTTGGTTGGGAGAAGCTGCAACATATTACACTCAGCATAGCCAAAGGAATTGAGTATCTTCACCATGGATGTGACCAACGAATCCTTCATTTCGATATCAAACCTCACAATGTTCTATTAGATGACAACTTCAACCCAAAAATCTCAGATTTCGGTCTTGCCAAGTTGTGCTCCAAGGACCAAAGTGCAGTTTCCATGACAACTGCTAGGGGTACCATGGGATACATTGCGCCGGAAGTGTTCTCAAGGAACTTTGGTACCGTGTCTTACAAGTCAGATGTCTACAGTTTCGGAATGTTGTTACTTGAAATGGTTGCGGGCAGGAAAAATGTTCAAGTCACAGAGGAGAATACAGGGCAAGTTTATTTCCCCGAATGGGTCTATAATCTTCTAGAACAAGGGGATGACATACGCATCCACGTCGAGGGAGAGAATGATGCTAAAATTGCCACGAAACTTGCAATTGTGGGGCTATGGTGCATCCAGTGGTATCCAGTAGACCGTCCTTCAATGAAAGCTGTCGTTCAAATGTTGGAAGGAGAAGACAACGTAAAATTGCCTCCTAATCCTTTCTCCTCTGCCGCTTCAGCAAGAAACGATATCACTATGCTTGCAAAACGCCATCGCCAAGAGTTACCAGTCATCTCCGAATTAGAATGA
- the LOC103409550 gene encoding protein ABA AND ROS SENSITIVE 1 has translation MDAKARNKALFRARLNAQKKDKRIDSPLVRYNESEQPVCKVCDIALKSESQWDGHQASRKHREALSNFKATAAGLNRVNNGKAEARPELPKPKPEHSVELLKPGPERSTELPREQSSSGLPPDFFDNHDAKKQNTGREKVQTRNIEPARDLTQTSSQVASSEAKQIKGALPEGFFDNKEADLSARGIKPVKPDVKDEYREFEKLIQEDLKEVDNRMEEEEIDAAETIEEAESVEQRAYREKVELLKKKKMELKAAGASKRRRVSDVVKKEPSHDESSSDSDTDENFAVDWRAQHL, from the exons ATGGATGCGAAAGCCAGGAACAAGGCGTTGTTTCGTGCGAGATTGAATGCCCAGAAGAAGGACAAGCGCATAGACTCTCCTCTCGTACG GTACAATGAATCTGAGCAGCCTGTGTGCAAGGTTTGTGACATTGCTCTGAAATCTGAATCACAATGGGACGGACATCAAGCATCTCGTAAACATCGTGAG GCACTAAGTAATTTCAAAGCTACAGCTGCTGGACTAAACCGAGTCAACAACGGAAAAGCTGAAGCCCGTCCAGAATTGCCAAAACCTAAGCCAGAACATTCTGTGGAGTTGCTTAAACCAGGACCTGAACGCTCTACAGAATTGCCTAGAGAGCAGTCGTCATCTGGGCTTCCTCCAGATTTTTTTGATAACCATGATGCAAAAAAGCAAAATACAG GTAGGGAAAAGGTGCAGACAAGAAATATTGAGCCTGCCAGGGACCTTACACAGACATCATCACAGGTTGCCAGTTCAGAGGCCAAGCAAATAAAGGGAGCTCTTCCTGAAGGCTTCTTTGACAACAAGGAGGCTGATTTATCTGCACGAGGAATAAAGCCTGTTAAGCCAGATGTCAA AGATGAGTACAGAGAATTTGAGAAGTTGATACAAGAGGACTTGAAGGAGGTCGATAATCGTATGGAAGAAGAGGAG ATTGATGCTGCTGAGACGATAGAAGAGGCTGAATCAGTGGAGCAAAG GGCATATAGGGAGAAAGTGGAATtgttgaaaaagaagaaaatggaacTGAAGGCAGCCGGTGCTTCCAAGCGCAGAAGAGTTTCGGATGTCGTAAAAAAGGAGCCTAGTCACGATGAGTCATCAAGTGATAGCGACACGGATGAGAATTTTGCAGTGGATTGGAGAGCACAGCATTTGTGA
- the LOC103409570 gene encoding rust resistance kinase Lr10-like: MAAGRVLPFAISLFFVFLVVGFFSVVCSAKDDHPNKCAPSSCGIIPNISYPFRLNNDPDNCGDQRYNLSCENNRTVLYFYSGKYYVQAINYDNYTIRVVDANLREGDCSSMPRYSLAVYNFRSPYPYNFCQRTKKRIGKFDVLDCIELSKPVIFMSCETQVNSPLYVDTSPCTNLMSSLSGHVFVKIGHLNASDMRDLCRIDLTVATSWPGANDTNITYVDIHKELVYGFELSWLQGKSRDYSWRSTCYIDSDTGKAACGSNSFMKLIVDYLETILSFSVSITVILVFGARTVFGVPCVIVFLIYKWKRRHLSMYVHIEEFLQSHNNLTPIRYSYSDIKKMTRGFKDKLGEGGYGSVYKGKLRSGRFVGIKMLGKSKATGQDFINEVGTIGRIHHVNVVQLIGYCVEGSKRALVYEFMSNGSLDRHIFSKEGPVSLSFKRAFEISLGVARGIGYLHQGCDMQILHFDIKPHNILLDDNYVPKISDFGLARLCPLDDSSLTLTAARGTIGYIAPELFYKNIGGVSNKADIYSFGMLLMEIAGRRKNLNTVAAHESQIYFPSWVYDQFSEGNDIEIEDATEEENEITKKMLIVALWCIQFKPSDRPASMNKVVEMLEGEIECLEMPPKPFLYPQEKPVVDDEDDSGTTWSSGPSKDDVLESQSLIQNADGIM, translated from the exons ATGGCTGCAGGAAGAGTGCTACCCTTTGCAATTAGTTTATTCTTCGTGTTTCTAGTTGTTGGCTTTTTCAGTGTAGTTTGCAGTGCTAAGGATGATCATCCCAATAAGTGTGCACCGTCTTCCTGTGGAATCATCCCCAACATAAGCTACCCTTTCCGACTGAACAATGACCCGGACAACTGTGGTGACCAAAGGTATAACCTGTCTTGTGAGAATAATCGAACAGTATTGTActtttattcaggaaaatacTATGTCCAGGCAATCAATTATGATAACTACACAATCCGAGTTGTGGATGCCAATCTTCGTGAGGGTGACTGCTCTTCAATGCCTCGTTATTCATTGGCCGTATATAACTTCAGGAGCCCATATCCATATAACTTTTGTCAAAGGACAAAAAAAAGGATTGGGAAGTTCGATGTCTTAGACTGCATAGAACTGTCGAAGCCTGTAATATTCATGAGCTGTGAAACCCAAGTGAATTCTCCTCTCTATGTGGATACTTCCCCTTGCACTAATCTTATGAGTAGCTTAAGTGGGCATGTTTTTGTTAAGATTGGTCATTTAAATGCCTCGGATATGAGGGATTTGTGCCGAATAGATCTTACAGTTGCAACATCGTGGCCTGGTGCAAACGACACGAACATCACCTATGTAGACATCCACAAAGAGCTAGTCTATGGGTTTGAACTTTCATGGTTGCAGGGCAAATCCAGAGATTATAGTTGGCGGAGTACTTGCTACATCGATTCCGACACAGGGAAAGCAGCCTGTGGTTCTAACA GCTTCATGAAGCTGATCGTTGACTACCTAGAAA CTATCTTATCTTTTTCGGTCTCCATTACAGTTATATTGGTTTTTGGAGCAAGAACTGTATTCGGCGTTCCGTGTGTTATTGTGTTTTTAATCTATAAATGGAAAAGGCGGCACTTATCAATGTATGTCCATATTGAAGAATTCTTACAAAGTCACAACAACCTCACGCCAATAAGGTACTCCTACTCCGACATCAAGAAAATGACCAGAGGATTCAAGGACAAATTGGGCGAAGGAGGTTACGGCTCTGTCTACAAAGGAAAGCTTCGTAGCGGCCGCTTTGTGGGGATTAAGATGCTGGGTAAGTCCAAAGCTACTGGACAAGATTTTATCAATGAAGTTGGTACCATTGGAAGGATTCACCATGTAAACGTGGTGCAACTAATTGGGTACTGTGTCGAGGGGTCAAAGCGTGCTCTTGTATACGAGTTCATGTCAAATGGATCTCTCGATAGACACATATTTTCCAAAGAAGGACCCGTCTCCTTGAGTTTCAAGAGAGCTTTTGAAATTTCACTTGGTGTGGCTCGTGGCATCGGTTATCTACATCAAGGATGTGACATGCAGATTTTGCATTTTGATATCAAGCCTCACAACATTCTTCTCGATGACAATTATGTTCCCAAGATTTCTGATTTTGGGCTAGCTAGACTCTGTCCATTAGATGATAGCAGCTTAACGTTGACCGCAGCAAGAGGAACTATCGGATACATAGCTCCTGAGTTATTCTACAAAAATATTGGAGGTGTGTCTAACAAAGCAGACATCTATAGTTTCGGAATGCTACTGATGGAAATTGCAGGCAGAAGAAAGAACTTGAACACAGTTGCAGCACATGAAAGCCAAATTTACTTTCCTTCATGGGTTTATGACCAATTCAGCGAAGGAAACGACATAGAAATTGAAGATGCCAcggaagaagaaaatgagataACAAAGAAGATGCTTATTGTTGCTCTATGGTGCATCCAATTCAAGCCTAGTGACCGTCCTGCTTCGATGAACAAAGTAGTGGAGATGCTTGAAGGAGAAATTGAGTGTCTTGAAATGCCTCCAAAGCCTTTCCTATACCCACAAGAGAAACCAGTGgtggatgatgaagatgattcaGGAACAACATGGTCATCAGGACCATCAAAAGATGACGTCCTAGAGTCACAAAGTTTAATTCAGAATGCTGATGGAATAATGTAG
- the LOC103409560 gene encoding uncharacterized protein gives MRKKLDTRFPAARIKKIMQADEDVGKIALAVPVLVSKALELFLQDLCDRTYEITLQRGAKTMNSLHLKHCVQSYNVFDFLRDIVSRVPDYGHGHSDAATDDRTISKRRKPPGDECNDSDEELKRSKMLEINHGSSSGRGRGRGRGRGRGRGRTAEREISHHETESEPCTSLQQTIIPNPNPGMVADDVSESKDVLRENVTVPDETDPAVRNFDLNADVNDNEDTKAAARAAQAGAMASQAAPVASQAAPVASQAAPMAAQAGAMASQAPPEASQAAPMAAQASSAGPISEPKHEEYPGWSLADVDRMAIDPLQLANLSRRLDEDEEDYDEEG, from the exons ATGAGGAAGAAGCTGGATACCCGTTTCCCTGCT GCCCGGATTAAAAAGATTATGCAAGCTGATGAGGACGTTGGGAAGATAGCATTAGCGGTGCCTGTTTTAGTGT CTAAAGCGTTGGAGCTATTTTTGCAAGACCTTTGTGACCGTACCTATGAGATAACCCTCCAAAGAGGAGCTAAAACCATGAACTCACTGCATCT AAAGCATTGTGTACAGAGCTATAATGTGTTTGATTTTCTGAGGGACATCGTCAGCAGAGTTCCGGACTATGGTCATGGTCATTCTGATGCTGCTACTGATGACCGAACCATTTCAAAAAGAAG AAAACCACCAGGTGATGAATGCAATGACAGTGATGAAGAATTGAAGAGGAGCAAGATG CTTGAGATAAACCATGGCAGCAGCAGTGGCAGAGGGAGAGGCCGGGGTCGAGGACGAGGCCGTGGACGTGGTCGGACAGCTGAAAGAGAGATTTCACACCATGAGACTGAATCTGAACCCTGCACATCTCTTCAGCAGACCATTATACCTAATCCAAACCCTGGAATGGTGGCGGATGATGTTTCCGAGTCGAAGGATGTATTGAGGGAAAATGTCACTGTCCCTGATGAAACTGATCCAGCAGTTCGAAATTTTGATCTGAATGCTGATGTAAATGATAACGAGGACACAAAAGCTGCAGCAAGAGCAGCCCAAGCTGGAGCAATGGCATCCCAAGCAGCCCCAGTGGCATCCCAAGCGGCCCCAGTGGCATCCCAAGCAGCCCCAATGGCAGCCCAAGCTGGAGCAATGGCATCCCAAGCACCCCCAGAGGCATCCCAAGCAGCCCCAATGGCAGCCCAAGCCTCATCAGCCGGACCTATTTCTGAGCCTAAACATGAAGAATATCCTGGGTGGTCTCTCGCTGATGTGGATAGAATGGCCATTGATCCTCTTCAACTTGCAAATCTGAGCAGAAGGCTAGACGAGGATGAAGAAGATTATGACGAAGAGGGCTGA